The following coding sequences lie in one Vanacampus margaritifer isolate UIUO_Vmar chromosome 16, RoL_Vmar_1.0, whole genome shotgun sequence genomic window:
- the ppm1nb gene encoding protein phosphatase, Mg2+/Mn2+ dependent, 1Nb (putative), whose amino-acid sequence MRQPCTEEGPAAAGLATSCKQNIPSMRTSRKGSVEMPAFVRQLVKETEKRVSSFFKGGRGGAAEGEQPGEGDKEEVIPSPYLDRPVLDKLAEEGCARWGLTYALGSMQGWRANMEDYHNCVPQLGGELADWSFFAVFDGHAGSTVAQHCSQHLFGHILAAGGLGPEDDPDRVKGALTEGFLQTDKHVHAVARREGWERGGTTVVAALISPYNIYFANCGDSRAVLCRSGQVCFSTEDHKPYSPLEKERIESAGGSVSLQRINGSLAVSRALGDFSYKGAENRPPNEQMVSPEPEVCVVERSPADEFLVLACDGVWDTISNEELCAFIHNRLLVCTDLRDVCSQVIDLCLYKGSLDNISIILLCFPGAPQLSTEALHQEAELEDLLESKVAEIYDELCARGEDPDLLTVLTVLASTVIPGLPPGGGIQSKRNCIISAYYQQREMHNPTVLNEMEGS is encoded by the exons ATGAGGCAGCCATGCACTGAGGAGGgcccagcagcagcaggccTCGCCACCAGCTGTAAACAAAACATCCCAAGCATGAGGACGTCGAGGAAGGGAAGCGTGGAGATGCCCGCGTTTGTGCGCCAGCTGGTCAAAGAGACTGAGAAGAGGGTTAGCTCGTTCTTCAAAGGTGGGCGGGGGGGAGCGGCCGAGGGGGAGCAACCCGGTGAGGGGGACAAGGAGGAGGTCATCCCCAGCCCATACCTGGACCGGCCGGTGTTGGACAAACTGGCAGAGGAGGGCTGCGCCCGCTGGGGGCTGACTTATGCCCTGGGGAGCATGCAAGGCTGGAGGGCCAACATGGAGGACTACCACAACTGCGTGCCTCAGCTGGGCGGCGAGCTGGCCGACTGGAGCTTCTTCGCCGTGTTCGATGGGCACGCGGGAAGCACCGTGGCACAGCACTGCTCACAGCACCTTTTTGGTCACATTCTGGCCGCAg GTGGCCTGGGACCCGAGGACGACCCCGACAGGGTGAAAGGTGCCCTGACCGAAGGCTTCCTGCAAACGGACAAGCATGTCCACGCCGTGGCCCGCCGAGAAGGATGGGAGAGAGGCGGCACCACCGTAGTGGCCGCCCTCATCTCGCCCTACAACATCTACTTCGCCAACTGTGGCGACTCCAGAGCCGTGTTGTGTCGCTCAGGCCAGGTGTGCTTCTCCACCGAGGACCACAAACCTTACAGTCCTCTGGAGAAGGAGCGCATCGAGAGCGCCGGAGGATCCGTGTCCCTCCAACGTATCAACGGCTCATTGGCGGTCTCCCGAGCGTTGGGCGACTTTAGCTACAAGGGGGCGGAGAACAGGCCGCCCAACGAACAGATGGTCTCGCCCGAGCCGGAGGTGTGCGTCGTTGAACGTTCGCCGGCCGATGAGTTCCTGGTGCTTGCCTGCGACGGCGTGTGGGACACGATCAGCAATGAGGAACTTTGCGCCTTCATTCACAACCGGCTGCTCGTGTGCACCGACCTGAGGGACGTCTGCTCGCAGGTCATTGACCTCTGCCTCTACAAG GGCAGCCTTGACAACATCAGCATCATTCTGCTGTGCTTCCCTGGCGCTCCCCAGCTGTCCACCGAGGCCTTACACCAGGAGGCCGAGCTGGAGGATCTGCTGGAGTCCAAAGTAGCAG AGATTTATGATGAGCTGTGTGCCAGAGGGGAGGATCCCGATTTACTGACGGTCCTCACGGTCCTTGCGTCTACCGTAATCCCCGGATTACCACCAGGGGGAGGCATACAGAGCAA aAGGAACTGCATTATCTCTGCTTACTACCAACAGAGAGAGATGCATAACCCTACAGTACTAAAt GAAATGGAGGGCTCCTGA